One genomic segment of Candidatus Baltobacteraceae bacterium includes these proteins:
- the purE gene encoding 5-(carboxyamino)imidazole ribonucleotide mutase: protein MAESTAPLVGIIMGSVSDLETMAGARDTLRELGIPFELQVVSAHRTPDEMFDYAEQAAARGIQVIIAGAGGAAHLPGMTAAKTELPVIGVPVQSKALNGLDSLLSIVQMPAGVPVATMAIGNAVNGALFAARILALGDPAIAHRLAAHTQKMHDAVTTIKL from the coding sequence ATGGCAGAAAGTACGGCTCCCCTCGTCGGGATCATCATGGGCAGCGTCTCCGACCTCGAAACGATGGCCGGCGCGCGCGACACGCTGCGCGAACTTGGCATTCCCTTCGAATTGCAGGTGGTTTCGGCGCACCGAACGCCCGACGAGATGTTCGACTACGCCGAGCAGGCGGCCGCCCGAGGCATCCAGGTGATCATCGCGGGCGCCGGCGGGGCCGCGCATCTGCCGGGCATGACCGCCGCCAAGACGGAGTTGCCGGTCATCGGCGTGCCCGTGCAGTCCAAAGCGCTCAACGGCTTGGACTCGCTGCTCTCGATCGTGCAGATGCCGGCGGGCGTGCCGGTTGCGACGATGGCGATCGGCAACGCCGTTAACGGCGCGCTCTTCGCCGCGCGCATTCTCGCTTTGGGAGATCCAGCGATCGCACATCGTCTTGCGGCACACACGCAGAAGATGCACGACGCCGTTACCACGATCAAACTGTGA